A window of the Polypterus senegalus isolate Bchr_013 chromosome 4, ASM1683550v1, whole genome shotgun sequence genome harbors these coding sequences:
- the tacc3 gene encoding transforming acidic coiled-coil-containing protein 3 isoform X1: MKRMSVSITNDENFGIDLSNNHCSLDSCEILFPQQQTGRPSILRPSQKENMLPKNVPKFTKVSFQTPLRDPVSHKIVSPSFCGRFDGSFDVDDCTKAMQLLKIHTDDTLNVDRQNEAGKSIPGISGDDALSTDKENGDKSDVDNHLLLDIPAIQPCDLNITAENGQDAKQFSQESVADKPYLEDTILFAPSIDDFVPQVEQQPESVTFLKNTNFEESVVIVKCDSSSTVSSQDVTIASCPSQELDKTEVPDLPSSSITLCESPLIKGTYTLNFDDLDSVNPFKSAGSKIQNSPVVATKPPLDVSEPVNDIPLNLKSMESETVESEGISVGLDSSEFSKMAPPPKDEPVKLEFNFDDGKKATRKPPPMKLGKRPPGAKVPVTTRVAPAQKNCCKPSVEAEKMAEDVPLPKASYSLDMDKLDDPNFNPFGSGVKIGNSPKLPVNCSNKIEAANSSKVPETAIMEKTVNDVLTTEILNGPDGTKSSVTPTRDLSKLSSSCSNNGGDLLMVKAADPNKPVSLDNTINCTLTGLDITRDEAFLSPSKFSGFTEPIDYLEQFGTSTFAESALRKQSLYLKFDPLLRDSPHKSISQPASWSGGSLPFSVLPRCVEEQEPISKIESTQTLKPSTTLNIFESLSVEQTLPVSSAPSLPTVPNDFPLATENAICDILQYTQKDLDSAIENVKHEMREKDNEVSMWQEKYNQLNTDYSQMVKIVTEFEATLARVLDDGEKQKAAAQLEIQKLAEEKQQVLADLSSMEKSFSELFKRFEKQKEAIEGYKKNEDTLKKCAQDYLARIKKEEQRYQALKAHAEEKINFANEEIAQVRGKFKAEIAALQATLRREQVKIQSLERSLEQKTKENEELTKLCDELIMNVQKNGREK; the protein is encoded by the exons AATGAGTGTCTCAATTACAAATGATGAGAATTTTGGAATTGACCTGTCAAACAACCATTGCAGTTTGGATTCGTGCGAGATTCTCTTTCCTCAGCAGCAAACCGGAAGACCATCAATACTACGTCCTTCCCAAAAGGAGAACATGCTCCCAAAAAATGTACCCAAATTCACAAAG gtAAGCTTTCAGACTCCTTTGAGAGATCCTGTTTCCCACAAAATTGTGTCTCCCTCTTTCTGTGGAAGATTTGATGGTTCTTTTGACGTAGATGACTGCACCAAGGCCATGCAGTTACTAAAAATTCACACAGATGA CACTCTGAATGTTGACAGACAAAATGAAGCAGGGAAATCTATTCCAG gtATATCTGGTGATGATGCGTTATCTACTGACAAAGAGAATGGAGACAAGTCAGATGTTGACAACCATCTGCTTTTGGATATACCTGCTATTCAACCTTGTGATTTAAACATCACAGCTGAAAATGGGCAAGATGCCAAGCAATTTAGCCAAGAGAGTGTGGCGGATAAACCGTACCTAGAAGATACAATTCTTTTTGCTCCATCAATTGACGATTTTGTTCCACAGGTAGAACAGCAGCCTGAGTCTGTCACTTTTCTTAAAAATACTAATTTTGAAGAAAGTGTGGTCATAGTTAAATGTGATTCTTCAAGCACTGTTTCATCCCAAGATGTAACAATTGCTTCCTGTCCCTCACAAGAACTAGACAAAACAGAGGTTCCTGACTTGCCATCTTCATCCATTACTCTATGTGAGTCTCCATTAATAAAAGGtacctacactttaaattttgATGATCTTGATTCAGTTAATCCTTTCAAAAGTGCTGGTTCAAAGATTCAGAATTCTCCTGTTGTTGCCACTAAGCCCCCACTAGATGTTTCTGAGCCAGTCAATGACATCCCTTTAAATCTGAAGAGCATGGAATCTGAAACTGTTGAATCCGAGGGAATCTCTGTGGGCCTGGATTCAAGCGAGTTCTCAAAAATGGCTCCGCCTCCAAAGGATGAGCCTGTAAAGTTGGAATTTAACTTTGATGATGGAAAAAAGGCTACAAGGAAACCACCTCCAATGAAACTTGGTAAAAGACCACCAGGCGCCAAAGTACCAGTCACAACTCGAGTGGCACCAGCACAAAAGAATTGCTGCAAACCCAGCGTAGAAGCTGAGAAAATGGCCGAAGACGTTCCCTTACCAAAAGCCTCATACAGCCTTGACATGGATAAACTGGATGATCCAAACTTTAACCCGTTTGGCTCTGGTGTAAAAATAGGCAATTCTCCAAAGCTGCCAGTTAACTGCAGCAACAAGATTGAAGCAGCTAATTCTTCCAAAGTCCCTGAGACTGCCATAATGGAGAAAACTGTAAATGATGTACTAACTACAGAAATTTTGAATGG GCCAGATGGGACAAAGTCATCTGTGACACCAACCAGG GATCTGTCAAAGTTGTCGAGTAGCTGTTCCAACAATGGGGGAGATCTATTGATGGTGAAAGCTGCAGATCCGAACAAACCGGTATCTTTGGACAACACTATAAATTGCACTCTGACTGGACTTGATATCACAAGAGATGAAGCTTTTTTGTCACCTTCAAAAT TTTCTGGTTTTACAGAGCCAATTGACTATCTGGAACAATTTGGCACATCTACG TTTGCAGAGTCTGCTTTAAGAAAGCAATCCTTGTATTTGAAGTTTGACCCCCTTCTGAGGGACAGTCCTCATAAATCCATTTCCCAGCCTGCTTCTTGGAGTGGCGGTTCTCTGCCGTTCTCTGTTCTCCCCAG GTGTGTTGAGGAACAAGAACCAATTTCTAAAATTGAAAGTACCCAAACTCTGAAACCTTCTACTACATTGAATATTTTTGAGTCATTATCAGTG gaGCAGACACTGCCAGTTTCTAGTGCTCCAAGTTTGCCTACTGTGCCTAATGATTTTCCACTGGCTACAGAGAATGCAATTTGTGATATTTTGCAATATACCCAGAAAGACCTGGATTCTGCCATTGAAAATGTAAAGCATGAG atgAGGGAGAAGGACAATGAAGTTTCTATGTGGCAAGAGAAGTATAATCAGCTAAATACGGATTATTCTCAAATGGT GAAAATTGTGACAGAATTTGAAGCAACTTTGGCAAGAGTATTGG atgatGGTGAAAAGCAAAAAGCAGCTGCTCAATTAGAAATACAAAAACTTGCAGAAGAGAAACAGCAAGTGTTGGCTGACTTGAGTTCAATGGAGAAATCTTTCTCTGAGCTTTTTAAGAGATTTGAGAAGCAAAAGGAAGCAATAGAAGGTTATAAAAAg aatgaagacacattaaaaaaatgtgcacAAGACTACTTGGCTAGGAtcaagaaagaagagcagagataCCAAGCTCTTAAAGCTCATgcagaagaaaaaattaattt
- the tacc3 gene encoding transforming acidic coiled-coil-containing protein 3 isoform X2: MSVSITNDENFGIDLSNNHCSLDSCEILFPQQQTGRPSILRPSQKENMLPKNVPKFTKVSFQTPLRDPVSHKIVSPSFCGRFDGSFDVDDCTKAMQLLKIHTDDTLNVDRQNEAGKSIPGISGDDALSTDKENGDKSDVDNHLLLDIPAIQPCDLNITAENGQDAKQFSQESVADKPYLEDTILFAPSIDDFVPQVEQQPESVTFLKNTNFEESVVIVKCDSSSTVSSQDVTIASCPSQELDKTEVPDLPSSSITLCESPLIKGTYTLNFDDLDSVNPFKSAGSKIQNSPVVATKPPLDVSEPVNDIPLNLKSMESETVESEGISVGLDSSEFSKMAPPPKDEPVKLEFNFDDGKKATRKPPPMKLGKRPPGAKVPVTTRVAPAQKNCCKPSVEAEKMAEDVPLPKASYSLDMDKLDDPNFNPFGSGVKIGNSPKLPVNCSNKIEAANSSKVPETAIMEKTVNDVLTTEILNGPDGTKSSVTPTRDLSKLSSSCSNNGGDLLMVKAADPNKPVSLDNTINCTLTGLDITRDEAFLSPSKFSGFTEPIDYLEQFGTSTFAESALRKQSLYLKFDPLLRDSPHKSISQPASWSGGSLPFSVLPRCVEEQEPISKIESTQTLKPSTTLNIFESLSVEQTLPVSSAPSLPTVPNDFPLATENAICDILQYTQKDLDSAIENVKHEMREKDNEVSMWQEKYNQLNTDYSQMVKIVTEFEATLARVLDDGEKQKAAAQLEIQKLAEEKQQVLADLSSMEKSFSELFKRFEKQKEAIEGYKKNEDTLKKCAQDYLARIKKEEQRYQALKAHAEEKINFANEEIAQVRGKFKAEIAALQATLRREQVKIQSLERSLEQKTKENEELTKLCDELIMNVQKNGREK; this comes from the exons ATGAGTGTCTCAATTACAAATGATGAGAATTTTGGAATTGACCTGTCAAACAACCATTGCAGTTTGGATTCGTGCGAGATTCTCTTTCCTCAGCAGCAAACCGGAAGACCATCAATACTACGTCCTTCCCAAAAGGAGAACATGCTCCCAAAAAATGTACCCAAATTCACAAAG gtAAGCTTTCAGACTCCTTTGAGAGATCCTGTTTCCCACAAAATTGTGTCTCCCTCTTTCTGTGGAAGATTTGATGGTTCTTTTGACGTAGATGACTGCACCAAGGCCATGCAGTTACTAAAAATTCACACAGATGA CACTCTGAATGTTGACAGACAAAATGAAGCAGGGAAATCTATTCCAG gtATATCTGGTGATGATGCGTTATCTACTGACAAAGAGAATGGAGACAAGTCAGATGTTGACAACCATCTGCTTTTGGATATACCTGCTATTCAACCTTGTGATTTAAACATCACAGCTGAAAATGGGCAAGATGCCAAGCAATTTAGCCAAGAGAGTGTGGCGGATAAACCGTACCTAGAAGATACAATTCTTTTTGCTCCATCAATTGACGATTTTGTTCCACAGGTAGAACAGCAGCCTGAGTCTGTCACTTTTCTTAAAAATACTAATTTTGAAGAAAGTGTGGTCATAGTTAAATGTGATTCTTCAAGCACTGTTTCATCCCAAGATGTAACAATTGCTTCCTGTCCCTCACAAGAACTAGACAAAACAGAGGTTCCTGACTTGCCATCTTCATCCATTACTCTATGTGAGTCTCCATTAATAAAAGGtacctacactttaaattttgATGATCTTGATTCAGTTAATCCTTTCAAAAGTGCTGGTTCAAAGATTCAGAATTCTCCTGTTGTTGCCACTAAGCCCCCACTAGATGTTTCTGAGCCAGTCAATGACATCCCTTTAAATCTGAAGAGCATGGAATCTGAAACTGTTGAATCCGAGGGAATCTCTGTGGGCCTGGATTCAAGCGAGTTCTCAAAAATGGCTCCGCCTCCAAAGGATGAGCCTGTAAAGTTGGAATTTAACTTTGATGATGGAAAAAAGGCTACAAGGAAACCACCTCCAATGAAACTTGGTAAAAGACCACCAGGCGCCAAAGTACCAGTCACAACTCGAGTGGCACCAGCACAAAAGAATTGCTGCAAACCCAGCGTAGAAGCTGAGAAAATGGCCGAAGACGTTCCCTTACCAAAAGCCTCATACAGCCTTGACATGGATAAACTGGATGATCCAAACTTTAACCCGTTTGGCTCTGGTGTAAAAATAGGCAATTCTCCAAAGCTGCCAGTTAACTGCAGCAACAAGATTGAAGCAGCTAATTCTTCCAAAGTCCCTGAGACTGCCATAATGGAGAAAACTGTAAATGATGTACTAACTACAGAAATTTTGAATGG GCCAGATGGGACAAAGTCATCTGTGACACCAACCAGG GATCTGTCAAAGTTGTCGAGTAGCTGTTCCAACAATGGGGGAGATCTATTGATGGTGAAAGCTGCAGATCCGAACAAACCGGTATCTTTGGACAACACTATAAATTGCACTCTGACTGGACTTGATATCACAAGAGATGAAGCTTTTTTGTCACCTTCAAAAT TTTCTGGTTTTACAGAGCCAATTGACTATCTGGAACAATTTGGCACATCTACG TTTGCAGAGTCTGCTTTAAGAAAGCAATCCTTGTATTTGAAGTTTGACCCCCTTCTGAGGGACAGTCCTCATAAATCCATTTCCCAGCCTGCTTCTTGGAGTGGCGGTTCTCTGCCGTTCTCTGTTCTCCCCAG GTGTGTTGAGGAACAAGAACCAATTTCTAAAATTGAAAGTACCCAAACTCTGAAACCTTCTACTACATTGAATATTTTTGAGTCATTATCAGTG gaGCAGACACTGCCAGTTTCTAGTGCTCCAAGTTTGCCTACTGTGCCTAATGATTTTCCACTGGCTACAGAGAATGCAATTTGTGATATTTTGCAATATACCCAGAAAGACCTGGATTCTGCCATTGAAAATGTAAAGCATGAG atgAGGGAGAAGGACAATGAAGTTTCTATGTGGCAAGAGAAGTATAATCAGCTAAATACGGATTATTCTCAAATGGT GAAAATTGTGACAGAATTTGAAGCAACTTTGGCAAGAGTATTGG atgatGGTGAAAAGCAAAAAGCAGCTGCTCAATTAGAAATACAAAAACTTGCAGAAGAGAAACAGCAAGTGTTGGCTGACTTGAGTTCAATGGAGAAATCTTTCTCTGAGCTTTTTAAGAGATTTGAGAAGCAAAAGGAAGCAATAGAAGGTTATAAAAAg aatgaagacacattaaaaaaatgtgcacAAGACTACTTGGCTAGGAtcaagaaagaagagcagagataCCAAGCTCTTAAAGCTCATgcagaagaaaaaattaattt